The Pseudomonas allokribbensis genome has a window encoding:
- a CDS encoding Hpt domain-containing protein: MGDRHDYVALEWVKGEIAETLRQAHQAIEAVLDDPQSVPGLDECLACIHQVHGSLQMVEFYGAALLAEEMEHLVEALQNDRVSHRDEALHLLLQAFGQLPIYLDRVQGARRDLPLVVLPLINDLRSARGESLLSETSLFSPQLPELPPLSAEALALLEPADLPNVLRKLRQMLQMALVGLLREQDDQTHLGYLSKVFTRLEALSGDAPLSPLWQVASALVEGMREGRIANSPALRSLFKDADKELKRLLEQGMAGLNQPPPPELFKSLLFYIAKAEHPTGQMLTMKDRYSLDDALPDSAMVDEERARLAGPDRDAMRSVLAALCEELVRVKERLDLFVRSDRQHTSDLDSLLAPLRQIADTLAVLGFGQPRKVIIDQLAVVLSLAQGQREPNDATLMDVAGALLYVEATLAGMVGTVEPESPEDSRLPTTDLTQIHQIVIKEARICLQQAKDMIVDYIDADWDRQQLQPLPALLTQVRGALAMIPLTRAASLLEACNGFIREHLLLDPHEPGWQQLDNLADVITSLEYYLERLTDDPQAPSEQLLDVAQKSLASLGYFPDEPPSEQHVPVLDDVLSPSEALVMQDLQELDDPDIVQSLADVLASPVSAVNPPALTTPGSLLPPPADEEPVDDELREVFLEETEEVLDVLREYLPRWTADPQDRTALSELRRAFHTLKGSGRMVRALVLGELAWAVENLLNRVLEHSVEPGLAVQQLLADTLLLLPDLIAEFAINHQRQRQDVDQLAARAHALAKGDTPLPAEDVEDVAALDPLLLEIFRNEAETHLASLNRFLDQAAEHVPLQASDELQRALHTLKGSASMAGVLPIAELAAPLDKLAREFKAHQLALDLDEVELLLEAEGLFRVGLRQLKHDPLAPIVGAQSLIKRTETLLSERLESILNAPSSSLRVKRDPQLINNFLAQGMDILLDAENLLQRWQQHPGERQELSALLDELTTLGEGAHLADLLPVDVLCEALLDLYGAVEESSLAVSERFFLEAQHAHEALINMLDELAAGQEITPQPQRIRALHELLDESLDPSAMGLIRSDGSRTLSISELGSATAELQKSTTGIGADDEIVEIFLEEAVDILDSAGQALQRWLNDLENGAPLSSLQRDLHTLKGGARMAEVEAVGDLAQELESLYEGLVDRRYNHSDALGRLLLQSHDRLALYLDQLHDHQPLKPAQELIDAIRQFRQGQAGSPETPPAVASHDGPGHDPELLEIFLEEGFDIIENSGAALLRWQAEPGNRQEVETLLRDLHTLKGGARMVEIGPIGDLAHELEYLYESLSSGTLQGSAELFALLQRGHDRLAQMLDAVRAGQPCPPADRLISAIQNFSHPVAAPTPPLLLPAPVKTETTAPVPEAGADMVKVSAELLDDLVNLAGETSIFRGRIEQQVSDAQTALNEMETTIERMRDQLRRLDTETQGRILSRQQVDAERLGYEEFDPLEMDRHSQLQQLSRALFESASDLLDLKETLDRRTHDAENLLQQQGRINTELQEGLMRTRMVPFERMLPRLKRIVRQVAEELNKDVAFTVGNAEGEMDRNVLERMAAPLEHMLRNAVDHGLEPADVRLAAGKPAQGQISLDLSREGGDIVFDIRDDGAGVPLDAVRRKAIKRGLLAPNAEISDREVLQFILQPGFSTAEKITQISGRGVGMDVVHEEVRQLGGTMSIDSVPGQGVHFRIRLPFTVSVNRALMVQCGEDQYAIPLNTIDGIVRVLPNELDGHFRHDPPRYEYGGQRYELCYLGELLKTAPRPKLLGQSLPLPVLLVQCNERHIAVQVDAMAGTREIVVKSLGPQFAAVQGVSGATILGDGRVVLILDLLAPIRAMQARLPQRPASHEIESEPQKPLLVMVVDDSVTVRKVTSRLLERHGMNVLTAKDGVDAMLLLEEHMPDLMLLDIEMPRMDGFEVATQVRHDERLQHLPIIMITSRTGQKHRDRAMAIGVNDYLGKPYQESVLLESIALWSKKHA; encoded by the coding sequence ATGGGTGACCGGCACGACTACGTGGCCCTCGAATGGGTCAAGGGCGAAATTGCCGAAACGCTGAGGCAGGCGCATCAGGCCATCGAAGCCGTGCTCGACGATCCGCAGTCGGTGCCCGGCCTCGACGAGTGCCTGGCGTGCATCCATCAGGTGCACGGCAGTCTGCAGATGGTCGAGTTCTACGGCGCGGCCTTGCTCGCCGAAGAGATGGAGCACCTGGTCGAAGCCCTGCAGAACGATCGCGTCAGCCACCGCGACGAAGCCTTGCACCTGCTGTTGCAGGCCTTCGGTCAGTTACCGATTTACCTCGATCGCGTGCAAGGTGCCCGCCGTGACTTGCCGCTGGTGGTGCTGCCACTGATCAACGACTTGCGCAGTGCCCGGGGCGAAAGCCTGTTGTCCGAGACCAGCCTGTTCAGCCCGCAATTGCCCGAGCTGCCGCCGCTAAGCGCGGAAGCGCTGGCCCTGCTGGAACCGGCGGATCTGCCCAATGTGTTGCGCAAGCTGCGGCAGATGCTGCAGATGGCGCTGGTGGGATTGCTCCGCGAACAGGACGACCAGACGCATCTCGGTTACCTGAGCAAAGTCTTCACCCGCCTCGAAGCCTTGAGCGGTGATGCACCGTTGAGCCCATTGTGGCAGGTCGCTTCGGCGCTGGTCGAAGGCATGCGCGAAGGCCGGATCGCCAACAGCCCGGCCCTGCGCAGCCTGTTCAAGGACGCCGACAAGGAACTCAAGCGTCTGCTCGAACAAGGCATGGCCGGCCTCAACCAGCCACCGCCGCCCGAGCTGTTCAAAAGCCTGCTGTTCTATATTGCCAAAGCCGAACATCCCACCGGGCAGATGCTGACCATGAAAGATCGCTACTCCCTGGACGACGCGTTGCCCGACAGCGCGATGGTCGACGAAGAACGCGCGCGCCTGGCCGGCCCCGACCGCGATGCCATGCGCTCGGTGCTCGCGGCGTTGTGCGAAGAGCTGGTGCGGGTCAAGGAGCGCCTCGACCTGTTCGTGCGCAGCGACCGCCAGCACACCTCGGATCTGGACAGCCTGCTGGCGCCGCTGCGGCAGATCGCCGACACCCTCGCGGTGCTCGGTTTCGGCCAGCCGCGCAAGGTCATCATCGATCAACTGGCGGTGGTGCTCAGCCTCGCTCAGGGCCAGCGCGAACCGAACGACGCCACGCTGATGGACGTCGCCGGTGCCTTGCTTTACGTCGAAGCGACGCTGGCCGGAATGGTCGGCACGGTGGAACCGGAGAGCCCGGAAGACTCGCGCCTGCCAACCACCGACCTGACGCAGATCCATCAGATCGTGATCAAGGAAGCGCGTATCTGCCTGCAACAGGCCAAGGACATGATCGTCGATTACATCGACGCCGACTGGGATCGCCAGCAACTGCAACCGTTGCCGGCGCTGCTGACTCAGGTCCGCGGTGCGCTGGCGATGATTCCGTTGACCCGTGCGGCGAGCCTGCTGGAAGCCTGTAACGGGTTCATCCGCGAGCATCTGCTGCTCGATCCCCATGAGCCGGGCTGGCAGCAACTGGATAACCTCGCCGATGTCATCACCAGCCTTGAGTATTACCTCGAACGCCTGACCGATGACCCGCAGGCGCCGAGCGAGCAACTGCTGGACGTGGCGCAGAAAAGCCTGGCCAGCCTCGGCTACTTTCCTGACGAGCCGCCCAGCGAACAGCATGTGCCGGTGCTCGACGATGTGCTCAGCCCCAGCGAAGCGCTGGTGATGCAGGACCTGCAGGAACTCGATGACCCGGACATCGTGCAGTCGCTGGCCGATGTGCTGGCCAGCCCGGTGTCGGCGGTCAACCCGCCGGCGCTGACCACGCCCGGTAGTCTGCTGCCGCCACCCGCCGATGAAGAGCCGGTGGACGACGAGTTGCGTGAGGTGTTCCTCGAAGAGACCGAGGAAGTGCTCGATGTGCTGCGCGAATACCTGCCGCGCTGGACCGCCGATCCGCAGGATCGCACAGCCCTGAGCGAACTGCGCCGGGCCTTTCACACCTTGAAAGGCAGCGGACGCATGGTGCGTGCGCTGGTTCTCGGCGAACTGGCCTGGGCGGTGGAAAACCTGCTCAACCGGGTGCTGGAACACAGCGTCGAACCGGGTCTGGCGGTGCAACAATTGCTCGCCGATACGTTGCTGTTGCTGCCGGACCTGATTGCCGAATTCGCCATCAACCACCAGCGTCAGCGCCAGGATGTCGATCAGCTGGCGGCTCGCGCCCACGCCTTGGCCAAGGGCGACACGCCGTTGCCGGCCGAAGACGTGGAAGACGTCGCGGCGCTCGATCCGTTGTTGCTGGAGATTTTCCGCAACGAAGCCGAAACCCACCTCGCCAGCCTCAACCGCTTCCTCGATCAGGCCGCCGAGCACGTGCCGTTGCAGGCCAGCGATGAATTGCAGCGAGCGCTGCACACCCTCAAGGGCAGCGCCTCAATGGCCGGCGTTTTGCCGATTGCCGAACTGGCGGCGCCGCTGGACAAACTGGCCCGGGAATTCAAGGCCCATCAACTGGCATTGGACCTCGACGAAGTGGAATTGCTGCTGGAAGCCGAGGGCCTGTTCCGCGTCGGTCTGCGTCAGCTCAAGCACGATCCGCTGGCGCCGATTGTCGGTGCCCAGTCGTTGATCAAACGCACCGAAACCCTGCTGAGTGAGCGGCTGGAATCGATCCTCAATGCGCCGAGCAGCAGCTTGCGGGTCAAGCGTGATCCGCAACTGATCAACAACTTCCTGGCCCAGGGCATGGACATCCTGCTCGACGCCGAAAACCTCCTGCAACGCTGGCAGCAGCATCCCGGCGAACGCCAGGAACTCAGCGCGTTGCTGGATGAACTGACGACCCTCGGCGAGGGCGCACACCTGGCGGACCTGCTGCCGGTGGACGTGTTGTGCGAAGCCTTGCTCGACCTGTATGGCGCGGTGGAAGAAAGCAGCCTGGCGGTCAGCGAGCGGTTCTTCCTTGAGGCGCAACACGCTCACGAAGCGCTGATCAACATGCTCGACGAACTGGCCGCCGGCCAGGAAATCACCCCGCAACCGCAGCGTATTCGAGCGCTGCACGAACTGCTCGACGAAAGCCTCGACCCGTCGGCCATGGGCCTGATTCGCAGCGACGGCAGCCGAACCCTGAGTATTTCCGAGCTGGGCAGCGCCACTGCCGAACTGCAAAAAAGCACCACCGGAATCGGCGCGGATGACGAGATCGTCGAGATCTTCCTCGAAGAGGCGGTGGACATCCTCGACAGCGCCGGGCAAGCCTTGCAGCGCTGGTTGAACGACCTGGAAAACGGCGCGCCGCTGTCGTCGCTGCAACGGGACCTGCACACCCTCAAGGGCGGTGCGCGAATGGCCGAGGTCGAGGCCGTCGGTGATCTTGCCCAGGAACTGGAGAGCCTTTACGAAGGCCTGGTGGATCGCCGCTACAACCATAGCGATGCCTTGGGCCGGCTGTTGCTGCAAAGCCATGACCGCCTGGCGTTGTACCTCGATCAACTGCATGACCATCAGCCGTTGAAACCGGCGCAGGAGCTGATCGACGCGATTCGCCAGTTCCGTCAGGGTCAGGCCGGCAGTCCCGAGACACCGCCCGCCGTCGCCAGCCATGACGGCCCGGGGCACGATCCGGAATTGCTGGAAATCTTCCTCGAAGAAGGTTTCGACATCATCGAAAACTCCGGTGCCGCGCTGCTGCGCTGGCAGGCCGAACCCGGTAACCGTCAGGAAGTGGAAACCCTGCTGCGTGACCTGCACACCCTCAAGGGCGGCGCGCGGATGGTGGAAATCGGCCCCATCGGCGATCTCGCCCATGAGCTGGAATACCTGTACGAAAGCCTGTCCTCCGGGACCCTGCAGGGCAGCGCCGAACTGTTTGCCCTGTTGCAGCGCGGCCATGACCGGTTGGCGCAGATGCTCGACGCGGTGCGCGCCGGCCAGCCGTGCCCGCCAGCGGATCGACTGATCAGCGCGATCCAGAATTTCAGCCACCCGGTGGCCGCACCAACGCCACCGCTGTTGTTGCCGGCGCCGGTTAAAACCGAAACCACCGCGCCCGTCCCCGAGGCCGGCGCGGACATGGTCAAGGTCTCCGCCGAACTGCTCGATGACCTGGTCAACCTCGCGGGCGAAACCTCGATTTTCCGTGGGCGTATCGAGCAGCAAGTCAGCGATGCCCAGACCGCCCTGAACGAGATGGAAACCACCATCGAGCGCATGCGCGATCAGTTGCGCCGGCTCGACACCGAAACCCAGGGGCGGATTCTCAGCCGTCAGCAAGTGGACGCCGAACGTCTGGGCTACGAAGAATTCGATCCGCTGGAAATGGATCGCCATTCGCAGTTGCAGCAGTTGTCCCGGGCGCTGTTCGAATCCGCCTCCGACCTGCTCGACCTCAAGGAAACCCTCGACCGGCGCACCCACGACGCCGAGAACCTGCTGCAACAGCAAGGCCGGATCAACACCGAATTGCAGGAAGGCCTGATGCGCACGCGCATGGTGCCGTTCGAGCGCATGTTGCCGCGACTCAAACGCATCGTCCGTCAGGTCGCCGAAGAGCTGAACAAGGACGTGGCGTTCACCGTCGGCAACGCCGAAGGCGAGATGGATCGCAACGTCCTCGAACGCATGGCCGCACCGCTGGAACACATGCTGCGCAACGCCGTCGACCATGGCCTGGAGCCGGCCGACGTGCGACTCGCCGCGGGCAAACCGGCTCAGGGCCAGATTTCCCTCGACCTGTCCCGCGAGGGCGGCGACATCGTTTTCGACATCCGCGATGACGGCGCCGGCGTGCCGCTGGACGCGGTGCGACGCAAGGCGATCAAGCGTGGCTTGCTGGCGCCGAATGCGGAAATCAGCGACCGCGAAGTGTTGCAGTTCATCCTTCAGCCGGGCTTCTCCACCGCCGAAAAAATCACCCAGATTTCCGGGCGCGGCGTGGGCATGGACGTGGTGCACGAAGAAGTACGGCAACTGGGCGGCACCATGAGCATCGACTCGGTGCCGGGGCAGGGCGTGCACTTTCGCATTCGCCTGCCGTTCACCGTGTCGGTCAACCGTGCGCTGATGGTGCAGTGCGGCGAGGATCAGTACGCGATTCCGCTGAACACCATCGACGGCATCGTTCGCGTGTTGCCAAATGAACTGGACGGGCATTTCCGGCACGATCCGCCGCGCTACGAGTACGGCGGCCAGCGTTATGAACTGTGCTATCTGGGCGAGCTGCTGAAAACCGCGCCACGACCGAAACTGCTCGGCCAGAGCCTGCCGCTGCCGGTGCTGCTAGTGCAATGCAACGAGCGGCACATCGCGGTGCAGGTCGACGCCATGGCCGGCACCCGCGAGATCGTGGTCAAGAGCCTCGGCCCGCAGTTCGCGGCGGTGCAGGGCGTGTCCGGGGCGACGATCCTCGGCGATGGCCGGGTGGTGCTGATCCTCGATCTGCTGGCGCCGATCCGCGCGATGCAGGCGCGGTTGCCGCAGCGTCCGGCCAGCCACGAAATCGAAAGCGAACCGCAGAAGCCGTTGTTGGTGATGGTGGTCGACGACTCGGTCACCGTGCGCAAGGTCACCAGCCGTCTGCTCGAACGCCACGGCATGAACGTGCTGACCGCCAAGGACGGGGTCGACGCGATGCTGCTGCTGGAAGAACACATGCCGGACCTGATGCTGCTCGACATCGAAATGCCGCGCATGGACGGCTTCGAAGTGGCGACCCAGGTGCGCCACGATGAACGCCTGCAACACCTGCCGATCATCATGATCACCTCGCGCACCGGGCAGAAACACCGCGACCGCGCCATGGCCATCGGCGTCAACGACTACCTCGGCAAGCCGTACCAGGAATCGGTGCTGCTCGAAAGCATTGCCCTGTGGAGCAAAAAACATGCATGA